One segment of Agrococcus sp. ProA11 DNA contains the following:
- a CDS encoding aldehyde dehydrogenase family protein, with protein MATTKTATTTAAKAPAKSASARLDVPKTYKLFIGGAFPRSESGRVTEVTDARGRFVANVAKASRKDAREAVRAARKAQPGWAGATAYNRGQVLYRVAEVLEGRKAQFIDELQKSEGLTAARAAKQVEDTIDLWVWHAGWTDKIAQIGGNANPVAGPYFNLSVPEPTGVVAAVAPQSQGLLGLTSVIAPALVAGNAIVVVPSASSPLVAISLGEVLATSDLPGGVVNVLTGDPAELAPWLAGHADVNALDLTGAGELDWVELEQIAADTLKRLLRPEPGIAPETPQRILALTETKTVWHTKSRL; from the coding sequence ATGGCGACCACGAAGACCGCGACGACGACCGCCGCGAAGGCACCGGCGAAGTCCGCCAGCGCCCGGCTCGACGTGCCGAAGACCTACAAGCTGTTCATCGGCGGCGCCTTCCCGCGCTCAGAGTCCGGGCGCGTCACCGAGGTCACGGATGCCCGTGGCCGCTTCGTCGCGAACGTCGCGAAGGCATCCAGGAAGGATGCCCGCGAGGCCGTGCGCGCCGCCCGCAAGGCGCAGCCGGGCTGGGCGGGCGCGACCGCGTACAACCGCGGCCAGGTGCTCTACCGTGTCGCCGAAGTTCTCGAGGGCCGCAAGGCGCAGTTCATCGACGAGCTCCAGAAGTCCGAGGGCCTGACCGCCGCGCGGGCCGCGAAGCAGGTCGAGGACACCATCGACCTCTGGGTGTGGCACGCGGGCTGGACCGACAAGATCGCGCAGATCGGCGGCAACGCCAACCCGGTCGCCGGCCCCTACTTCAACCTCTCGGTGCCCGAGCCCACGGGCGTCGTCGCGGCCGTCGCGCCGCAGAGCCAGGGCCTGCTCGGCCTCACCTCGGTGATCGCGCCGGCGCTCGTCGCGGGCAACGCGATCGTCGTCGTGCCCAGCGCCTCATCGCCGCTCGTGGCGATCTCGCTCGGCGAGGTGCTCGCGACCAGCGACCTGCCAGGGGGCGTCGTCAACGTGCTCACGGGTGACCCCGCAGAGCTCGCGCCGTGGCTCGCGGGTCATGCCGACGTGAACGCGCTCGACCTCACGGGTGCTGGCGAGCTGGACTGGGTCGAGCTCGAGCAGATCGCGGCCGACACGCTCAAGCGCCTGCTGCGGCCCGAGCCGGGCATTGCGCCCGAGACGCCGCAGCGCATCCTCGCCCTCACCGAGACCAAGACCGTCTGGCACACGAAGTCGCGCCTGTAG
- a CDS encoding aldehyde dehydrogenase family protein, whose product MTFLEYAPAPESTSILNLRDEYSLFIGGEWTRGGGTSFASIAPSTEQRIATFASADEGDVDAAVKAARKAFRETWGPMSGRDRGKYLFRIARILQERARELAVAESLDNGKPIRETRDADVPLVAQWFFHCAGWADKLDWVGLGAAPQPHGVAAQVIPWNFPLLMLAWKVAPALAAGNTVVLKPAETTPLTAMLFAEICEQAGLPAGVVNLVTGAGETGAALVRHPDVDKVAFTGSTAVGREIAKALAGTNKKLTLELGGKGANIVFDDAPLDQAIEGIVDGIFFNQGQVCCAGSRLLVQESMHDTVMERLKERMSTLRVGDPLDKNTDVGAINSSEQLERITRLVETGVAEGGDAWSPACELPKEGYWFAPTVVTGVEASSTIAREEIFGPVLSVLTFRTPDEAIAKANNSPYGLSAGVWTDKGSRALAVADKLRAGVVWTNTFNKFDPTSPFGGYKESGYGREGGRQGMQAYLKAGK is encoded by the coding sequence ATGACATTCCTCGAATACGCACCGGCCCCCGAGTCGACCTCCATCCTCAACCTCCGCGACGAGTACAGCCTCTTCATCGGCGGCGAGTGGACGCGCGGCGGCGGCACGAGCTTCGCCTCGATCGCACCGTCCACCGAGCAGCGCATCGCCACCTTCGCCTCCGCCGACGAGGGCGACGTGGATGCGGCGGTCAAGGCGGCGCGCAAGGCATTCCGTGAGACGTGGGGCCCGATGTCGGGCCGCGACCGCGGCAAGTACCTCTTCCGCATCGCTCGCATCCTGCAGGAGCGGGCGCGCGAGCTCGCGGTGGCGGAGTCGCTCGACAACGGCAAGCCGATCCGTGAGACGCGCGACGCCGACGTGCCGCTCGTCGCGCAGTGGTTCTTCCACTGCGCCGGCTGGGCCGACAAGCTCGACTGGGTGGGCCTCGGCGCAGCCCCGCAGCCGCACGGCGTCGCCGCACAGGTCATCCCGTGGAACTTCCCGCTGCTGATGCTGGCGTGGAAGGTCGCCCCGGCGCTCGCCGCGGGCAACACCGTGGTGCTGAAGCCCGCCGAGACCACCCCGCTCACCGCCATGCTCTTCGCCGAGATCTGCGAGCAGGCTGGCCTGCCCGCCGGCGTCGTGAACCTCGTCACGGGCGCGGGCGAGACGGGCGCGGCGCTCGTGCGTCACCCCGACGTCGACAAGGTGGCCTTCACCGGCTCCACCGCCGTGGGCCGAGAGATCGCCAAGGCGCTCGCCGGCACGAACAAGAAGCTCACGCTCGAGCTGGGCGGCAAGGGCGCCAACATCGTCTTCGACGACGCCCCGCTCGACCAGGCCATCGAGGGCATCGTCGACGGCATCTTCTTCAACCAGGGTCAGGTGTGCTGCGCGGGCAGCCGACTGCTGGTGCAGGAGAGCATGCACGACACGGTCATGGAGCGGCTGAAGGAGCGCATGTCGACGCTGCGCGTCGGCGACCCGCTCGACAAGAACACCGACGTCGGCGCGATCAACTCGAGCGAGCAGCTCGAGCGCATCACCCGGCTGGTGGAGACGGGCGTCGCCGAGGGCGGTGACGCCTGGAGCCCCGCGTGCGAGCTGCCCAAGGAGGGCTACTGGTTCGCGCCCACCGTGGTGACCGGCGTCGAGGCATCCTCCACCATCGCTCGCGAGGAGATCTTCGGACCCGTCCTGTCGGTGCTCACCTTCCGCACCCCTGACGAGGCGATCGCGAAGGCGAACAACTCGCCCTACGGCCTCTCGGCCGGCGTCTGGACCGACAAGGGATCCAGGGCACTGGCCGTCGCCGACAAGCTGCGCGCCGGCGTCGTCTGGACCAACACGTTCAACAAGTTCGACCCCACGAGCCCGTTCGGCGGCTACAAGGAGTCGGGCTACGGCCGCGAGGGCGGCCGCCAGGGCATGCAGGCATACCTGAAGGCAGGCAAGTGA
- the deoC gene encoding deoxyribose-phosphate aldolase gives MTTPSQALAPAQRAIQLLGGDLSEVALRRHLEGLAPVDAVGLESRAAKFGTRSIKTTSKASALDLIIRMIDLTTLQGSDTRGKVRSLVAKALVPDASDLTTPRPAAVCVYGDMVGNAVEALGSAWSAGKDTGINVAAVATAFPSGRASLAVKLMDTRDAVADGADEIDMVIDRGAFLEGNYGKVFDEIVQTKEACRRDDGTYAHLKVILETGELVTYDNVRRASWLSILAGGDFIKTSTGKVQPAATLPVTTLMLQVVRDWERLTGERIGVKPAGGISTSKDAIKYLVAVAETCGEAWLDPDLFRFGASSLLNDVLLQRQKLTTGRYSGPDYVTID, from the coding sequence GTGACCACACCCAGTCAAGCGCTCGCCCCCGCGCAGCGCGCAATCCAGCTGCTCGGCGGCGACCTCTCAGAGGTCGCGCTCCGCAGGCACCTCGAGGGCCTCGCGCCGGTCGACGCCGTCGGTCTCGAATCGCGCGCCGCGAAGTTCGGCACGCGCTCCATCAAGACCACGTCGAAGGCATCGGCGCTCGACCTCATCATCCGCATGATCGACCTGACGACGCTGCAGGGCTCCGACACCCGCGGCAAGGTGCGCTCGCTGGTCGCGAAGGCGCTCGTGCCCGACGCCTCCGACCTCACCACCCCGCGCCCGGCCGCCGTGTGCGTGTATGGCGACATGGTCGGCAACGCCGTCGAGGCGCTCGGATCGGCCTGGAGCGCAGGCAAGGACACCGGCATCAACGTCGCCGCCGTCGCCACGGCGTTCCCGTCCGGCCGCGCGAGCCTCGCCGTGAAGCTCATGGACACGCGCGACGCGGTCGCCGACGGTGCCGATGAGATCGACATGGTCATCGATCGCGGCGCGTTCCTCGAAGGCAACTACGGCAAGGTCTTCGACGAGATCGTGCAGACCAAGGAAGCGTGCCGGCGCGACGACGGCACCTACGCGCACCTGAAGGTCATCCTCGAGACCGGCGAGCTCGTCACCTACGACAACGTGCGCCGCGCATCGTGGCTCTCGATCCTCGCTGGCGGCGACTTCATCAAGACCTCCACAGGCAAGGTGCAGCCCGCTGCCACGCTGCCGGTGACGACGCTCATGCTGCAGGTCGTGCGCGACTGGGAGCGGCTCACCGGCGAGCGCATCGGCGTCAAGCCCGCCGGCGGCATCTCGACCTCGAAGGACGCGATCAAGTACCTCGTCGCGGTCGCCGAGACCTGCGGCGAGGCATGGCTCGACCCGGATCTGTTCCGCTTCGGCGCCTCCAGCCTGCTGAACGACGTGCTGCTGCAGCGACAGAAGCTCACCACCGGCCGCTACTCCGGCCCCGACTACGTCACGATCGACTGA
- a CDS encoding bifunctional riboflavin kinase/FAD synthetase, with protein sequence MSASAPDPMAWLHELEAAPSAVTIGKFDGVHIGHQRILEQLRALAEPEGLATTVVTFDRNPLEVVSPDIAPVPLVSLAHKIALLEAAGADRVVVIPFTKAAAAQPAEEFVERVLLDGLGARVLLVGDDFRFGFKGAGTPALLRELAEPRGVRVESIDDICFTDGRRVSSTWIREALDLGRITEANEMLGRRHLLRGTVVRGFQRGRALGFPTANLGVPVEGFIPADGVYAAIARVDAGTFAAAVSIGHNPTFEGVQAKTVEAYLLDVDLDLYDRPIELELVDFVRPMHRFDGLEQLIEQMHRDVEQTRESTAPLVHD encoded by the coding sequence GTGAGCGCATCCGCCCCCGACCCCATGGCGTGGCTCCACGAGCTGGAGGCGGCGCCGAGCGCCGTCACGATCGGCAAGTTCGACGGCGTGCACATCGGCCACCAGCGCATCCTCGAACAGCTGCGTGCGCTCGCCGAGCCGGAGGGATTGGCGACCACCGTCGTCACCTTCGACCGCAACCCCCTCGAGGTCGTGAGCCCCGACATCGCACCCGTGCCGCTCGTCTCGCTCGCGCACAAGATCGCGCTGCTCGAGGCCGCTGGCGCTGACCGGGTCGTGGTCATTCCGTTCACGAAGGCGGCCGCGGCACAACCGGCAGAGGAGTTCGTCGAGCGCGTGCTCCTCGACGGCCTGGGGGCGCGGGTGCTGCTCGTCGGCGACGACTTCCGATTCGGCTTCAAGGGTGCTGGCACGCCCGCGCTGCTCCGCGAGCTCGCCGAGCCGCGCGGCGTGCGCGTCGAGTCGATCGACGACATCTGCTTCACCGACGGCCGCCGCGTCTCGTCGACCTGGATCCGCGAAGCACTCGACCTCGGTCGGATCACCGAGGCGAACGAGATGCTCGGCCGCCGCCACCTGCTGCGGGGCACGGTCGTGCGCGGCTTCCAGCGAGGCCGAGCGCTCGGATTCCCGACCGCGAACCTGGGTGTGCCCGTCGAGGGATTCATCCCCGCCGACGGCGTGTATGCCGCCATCGCGCGCGTCGACGCGGGCACCTTCGCCGCAGCGGTCTCCATCGGCCACAACCCCACCTTCGAGGGCGTGCAGGCGAAGACGGTCGAGGCCTACCTGCTCGACGTCGACCTCGACCTCTACGACCGGCCGATCGAACTCGAGCTCGTGGACTTCGTGCGCCCCATGCACCGCTTCGACGGACTCGAGCAGCTCATCGAGCAGATGCATCGCGACGTCGAGCAGACGCGCGAGTCGACCGCTCCGCTCGTGCACGACTGA
- the truB gene encoding tRNA pseudouridine(55) synthase TruB: MSAAPTSPDGILLVDKPRGITSHTAVSRARRALGTRKVGHAGTLDPMATGLLILGIGPSTRLLTHMVGLDKTYTATIALGAATTTDDAEGEETTTADASHVSGDDLSAPMAALTGDIEQVPSSVSAIKVDGERAYNRVRAGEQVELKARAVTVSRFELLEFRPGSRAEVDVIVDCSSGTYIRALARDLGEALGVGGHLTALRRTHVGPFEVDGAPIADALPEEGAAELLVPPAVAAARILPVAQLDDERAANLAHGRKTPSLEGEAGIVAAVHGDRLIGIARVSGNRLLPVTNFPTD; encoded by the coding sequence GTGTCAGCCGCCCCCACCAGCCCCGACGGCATCCTGCTCGTCGACAAGCCGCGAGGCATCACGAGCCACACCGCGGTGAGCCGCGCGCGCCGCGCCCTCGGCACCCGCAAGGTCGGTCACGCCGGCACCCTCGACCCGATGGCGACGGGCCTGCTGATCCTCGGCATCGGGCCTTCGACGCGCCTCCTCACCCACATGGTCGGCCTCGACAAGACCTACACGGCGACCATTGCGCTCGGGGCGGCGACGACCACGGATGACGCCGAGGGCGAGGAGACGACGACGGCGGATGCGTCGCACGTCTCGGGCGATGACCTCTCGGCCCCGATGGCGGCGCTCACGGGCGACATCGAGCAGGTGCCCTCGTCGGTCAGCGCGATCAAGGTCGACGGCGAGCGCGCCTACAACCGCGTGCGGGCGGGGGAGCAGGTCGAGCTCAAGGCGCGCGCAGTGACGGTCTCGCGCTTCGAGCTGCTCGAATTCCGCCCCGGGTCGCGTGCGGAGGTCGACGTGATCGTCGACTGCTCGAGCGGCACCTACATCCGTGCGCTCGCCCGTGACCTGGGCGAGGCGCTCGGCGTCGGCGGGCATCTGACGGCACTGCGCCGCACCCATGTCGGCCCGTTCGAGGTCGACGGTGCGCCGATCGCCGACGCGCTGCCGGAGGAGGGCGCGGCCGAGCTGCTGGTGCCGCCGGCGGTCGCGGCCGCGCGCATCCTGCCCGTCGCGCAGCTCGACGACGAGCGGGCGGCGAACCTCGCGCACGGCCGCAAGACGCCGTCGCTGGAGGGCGAAGCCGGCATCGTCGCCGCGGTGCACGGCGATCGGCTCATCGGCATCGCCCGCGTCTCGGGCAACCGTCTCCTGCCCGTGACCAACTTCCCGACCGACTGA
- a CDS encoding 2-dehydropantoate 2-reductase — MAATSEQTPARQRIAVIGAGAIGGTIAARLDAVGHEVTVTARGENLAAIREHGLQLKGAFGAHTAQVRALEALTEAPDLAILAVKATGAVEALEANRAALEDVPLLVVQNGLGGERAAARLLGHERVAGGISLMAANSLEPGVVTVTADGDTIVGGTEGRRFAALLAEALPTSETPSIEGAQWTKLLINMVNAIPAIVGHSVQDVIRDPGLRRVMLASMRETARTGLAADVRFQPLQGLTPLLVRVVAFAPRRIAQQVPLRIRERLGDVPNMGSTQQSIRRGQLTEVDAINGAVVAEAARLGLEAPVNAALVELVHEVERRGEFMLPSAVRQLA, encoded by the coding sequence ATGGCGGCGACGAGCGAGCAGACCCCCGCACGGCAGCGCATCGCGGTGATCGGTGCCGGCGCGATCGGCGGCACGATCGCTGCGCGCCTGGACGCTGTCGGTCACGAGGTGACCGTCACCGCGCGGGGCGAGAACCTGGCGGCGATCCGCGAGCACGGGCTGCAGCTCAAGGGCGCGTTCGGCGCGCATACGGCCCAGGTGAGGGCGCTCGAGGCGCTGACCGAGGCCCCGGATCTCGCGATCCTGGCGGTCAAGGCCACCGGAGCGGTCGAGGCGCTCGAGGCGAACCGGGCTGCGCTCGAGGATGTGCCGCTGCTGGTGGTGCAGAACGGGCTCGGCGGCGAGCGCGCCGCCGCTCGGCTGCTGGGTCACGAGCGTGTCGCGGGCGGCATCTCGCTGATGGCCGCGAACTCGCTGGAGCCCGGCGTCGTCACCGTGACCGCCGATGGCGACACGATCGTCGGGGGCACGGAGGGCAGGCGCTTCGCCGCGCTGCTGGCTGAGGCGCTGCCGACCAGCGAGACCCCCTCCATCGAGGGGGCGCAGTGGACGAAGCTGCTCATCAACATGGTCAACGCGATCCCCGCCATCGTCGGGCACTCGGTGCAGGACGTCATCCGCGACCCGGGGCTGCGGCGCGTGATGCTCGCCTCGATGCGCGAGACCGCGCGCACCGGGCTCGCGGCCGACGTGCGGTTCCAGCCGCTGCAGGGGCTCACTCCCCTGCTCGTGCGGGTGGTCGCCTTCGCGCCGCGGCGCATCGCGCAGCAGGTGCCGCTGCGCATCCGGGAACGCCTGGGCGATGTGCCGAACATGGGCTCGACGCAGCAGTCGATCCGGCGCGGGCAGCTGACCGAGGTGGATGCGATCAACGGTGCCGTCGTCGCCGAGGCGGCCCGGCTCGGCCTGGAGGCGCCCGTGAATGCGGCGCTCGTCGAGCTGGTGCATGAGGTGGAGCGCAGGGGCGAGTTCATGCTGCCGAGTGCGGTGCGGCAGCTGGCGTGA
- a CDS encoding uridine kinase — translation MVDSALLMRAASWTPEQKDLYTRLTELMLRRNPRGRRLIAVEGRDGAGKTHFADALQVAFARAGVEAFRASVDDFHRAEAFRYRQGRHSPKGYYEDAFDIELLDRVLLQPFRMGGSTGFQTAAFDLHRDAPVEMEWETAGPDAVLIVDGVFLQRPALAGKWHAVVYLDTEDRVRGERLRARDGVHPDVHHPSHARYREAHDLYEQASEPRRKAAFIVDNTDWRKPFQSFADSC, via the coding sequence ATGGTCGACAGCGCACTCCTCATGCGGGCCGCATCGTGGACGCCCGAGCAGAAGGACCTCTACACGCGGCTCACCGAGCTCATGCTGCGCCGAAACCCGCGCGGACGGCGCCTGATCGCGGTCGAGGGCCGCGACGGCGCGGGCAAGACGCACTTCGCGGATGCGCTGCAGGTGGCCTTCGCGCGCGCTGGGGTCGAGGCGTTCCGCGCCTCGGTCGACGACTTCCACCGTGCCGAAGCCTTCCGCTACCGCCAGGGGCGGCACTCGCCGAAGGGCTACTACGAGGATGCCTTCGACATCGAGCTGCTCGACCGCGTGCTGCTGCAGCCGTTCCGCATGGGCGGCTCCACCGGCTTCCAGACCGCCGCCTTCGACCTGCATCGCGATGCTCCGGTCGAGATGGAGTGGGAGACGGCGGGACCGGATGCGGTGCTGATCGTCGACGGCGTGTTCCTGCAGCGCCCCGCGCTGGCCGGCAAGTGGCACGCGGTCGTTTATCTCGACACGGAGGACCGCGTGCGCGGTGAGCGCCTGCGGGCGCGCGACGGCGTGCATCCGGATGTCCACCATCCGTCCCACGCGCGCTACCGCGAGGCGCATGACCTCTACGAGCAGGCGAGCGAGCCGCGCCGCAAGGCGGCCTTCATCGTCGACAACACCGATTGGCGGAAGCCCTTCCAGTCCTTCGCCGACTCGTGTTGA
- a CDS encoding DUF418 domain-containing protein, protein MTEPPDRGPTGSVPQSAPHSAPQLDPIVDHAAAATAAHGRSLAPDLARGIMLLLIALANVPWWLAVAERGVTNAHGRGFTGGDYVYQLVSLVAIDGRIYPLFSFLFGYGIWQMYSRQAAAGAPWREVRRVLQIRHGWMVAFGAVHALLLWFGDIVGAYGLVGLLVTWLLLRRSDRALRVVAWVFAGLLGASALFSIVSGAVLSTGIAGDPSAMAAPAIEYPTGQSNYLLFMLQSFGLWALATPLQAITLTVPLSVVLGVLAARRGLLDRPREHGALLVRIAVGGIAIGWLGGALAAMQFAGLVFDPAISWATMGASSLAGVAGGIGYAALIALVAGRLGDRHGIVTRAVTAVGKRSLTSYLLQSVLFAPLLAAWGFGLGATLTPLGAAGLAVGVWFITAVVALILDLRGKRGPAEALLRHLAYGRRPVAAPTPVS, encoded by the coding sequence GTGACCGAGCCTCCCGACCGCGGCCCGACCGGGTCAGTGCCGCAATCCGCGCCGCACTCCGCGCCGCAGCTCGACCCGATCGTCGACCACGCTGCCGCCGCGACCGCCGCGCACGGACGCAGCCTCGCGCCCGACCTGGCTCGCGGCATCATGCTGCTGCTCATCGCGCTCGCCAACGTGCCGTGGTGGCTCGCGGTCGCCGAGCGCGGCGTCACGAACGCGCATGGACGGGGCTTCACGGGCGGCGACTACGTCTACCAACTGGTCTCCCTGGTCGCGATCGATGGCCGCATCTATCCGCTCTTCTCCTTCCTGTTCGGCTACGGGATCTGGCAGATGTACAGCCGCCAGGCAGCCGCGGGAGCGCCATGGCGCGAGGTTCGGCGCGTGCTGCAGATCCGTCACGGCTGGATGGTCGCGTTCGGCGCCGTGCACGCGCTGCTGCTCTGGTTCGGCGACATCGTCGGCGCCTACGGCCTCGTGGGCCTGCTCGTCACCTGGCTGCTGCTGCGCCGCAGCGACCGTGCCCTGCGGGTGGTGGCGTGGGTGTTCGCGGGACTCCTGGGCGCCTCCGCGCTCTTCTCGATCGTCAGCGGCGCAGTGCTGAGCACCGGCATCGCGGGCGACCCGAGCGCCATGGCCGCGCCAGCCATCGAGTACCCAACCGGGCAGAGCAACTACCTGCTGTTCATGCTGCAGAGCTTCGGCCTCTGGGCGCTGGCGACGCCGCTCCAGGCGATCACGCTGACGGTGCCGCTGTCGGTGGTGCTGGGCGTCCTGGCCGCGCGCCGCGGCTTGCTCGACCGCCCGCGCGAGCATGGGGCGCTGCTCGTCCGCATCGCCGTCGGCGGCATCGCGATCGGCTGGCTCGGCGGGGCGCTGGCGGCGATGCAGTTCGCCGGGCTGGTCTTCGACCCGGCGATCTCCTGGGCCACGATGGGCGCATCGAGTCTCGCGGGCGTGGCAGGCGGCATCGGCTACGCCGCGCTCATTGCGCTGGTCGCGGGGCGGCTCGGTGACCGGCACGGCATTGTCACGCGCGCCGTCACCGCCGTCGGCAAGCGCTCGCTGACGAGCTACCTGCTGCAGTCGGTGCTGTTCGCCCCGTTGCTCGCCGCCTGGGGCTTCGGCCTCGGCGCCACGCTGACGCCGCTGGGCGCGGCCGGTCTCGCGGTCGGCGTCTGGTTCATCACGGCCGTCGTGGCGCTCATCCTCGACCTGCGCGGCAAGCGCGGCCCTGCGGAGGCGCTGCTGCGGCACCTCGCCTACGGTCGTCGCCCCGTCGCGGCGCCGACGCCTGTCTCCTGA
- a CDS encoding A/G-specific adenine glycosylase translates to MLGDGTLQALAAWYREHARDLPWRRPEFDAWGTVVSEIMLQQTQASRVAVEIDRWLDRWPTPADLADAPTHEVLRQWGTLGYPRRALRLQDTARAIVERHGGEVPREVDALLALPGIGDYTARAVAVFHFGDRHPVVDTNVRRVVARAVHGQGEAGPAKRRDLADVEALLPAEPNDASVISIALMELGALVCVARAPLCGACPIAEACAWRRAGYPPYEGKRAPKQSTFAGSDRQARGTVLRALRGIDVPLTDAEVAQLWPDAEQLARAVGSLADDGLIVRESGAVRLPD, encoded by the coding sequence ATGCTCGGCGACGGAACCCTGCAGGCGCTTGCCGCCTGGTATCGGGAGCATGCCCGCGACCTTCCGTGGCGACGCCCGGAGTTCGATGCCTGGGGCACCGTGGTGAGCGAGATCATGCTGCAGCAGACGCAGGCCTCGCGCGTCGCGGTCGAGATCGACCGCTGGCTCGATCGGTGGCCGACGCCCGCGGATCTCGCCGACGCGCCCACGCACGAGGTGCTGCGCCAGTGGGGCACGCTCGGCTACCCCCGGAGGGCGCTGCGGCTGCAGGACACGGCGCGAGCGATCGTCGAGCGCCACGGGGGCGAGGTGCCGCGGGAGGTGGATGCGCTGCTGGCGCTGCCGGGGATCGGCGACTACACGGCACGCGCCGTCGCGGTCTTCCACTTCGGCGATCGGCACCCGGTGGTCGACACGAACGTGCGACGGGTGGTGGCCAGGGCTGTGCACGGGCAGGGCGAGGCGGGGCCCGCGAAGAGGCGGGATCTGGCGGACGTCGAGGCGCTCCTGCCTGCGGAGCCGAACGACGCATCCGTCATCTCGATCGCGCTCATGGAGCTCGGGGCGCTCGTCTGCGTCGCGAGGGCGCCCCTCTGCGGGGCGTGCCCGATCGCGGAGGCGTGCGCGTGGCGTCGCGCCGGATATCCGCCATACGAGGGCAAGCGTGCGCCGAAGCAGTCGACCTTCGCGGGCAGCGATCGACAGGCGCGCGGCACGGTGCTGCGGGCGCTGCGCGGCATCGACGTGCCGCTGACGGACGCGGAGGTCGCGCAGCTGTGGCCGGATGCGGAGCAGCTGGCACGGGCGGTCGGATCCCTCGCAGACGACGGTCTGATCGTGCGGGAGTCGGGCGCCGTCCGCCTGCCCGACTGA
- a CDS encoding RNB domain-containing ribonuclease produces the protein MPARHQRLAETTDELDAALAAIRDELGLTAEFPADAVAEAEAFAADPQLPDADRTHVAFVTIDPEGSTDLDQALYLERDGDGYIVRYAIADVPAFISPGGPIDVEARRRGQTMYTPDGRVPLHPPVVSEGAASLLEGQERGAYVWTMRLDAAGDVTGTTLESARVRSREQLTYESAQRRIDDGDAMLGLLRDVGELRIALEEARDGASLDMPEEQVVRDGDAYLIERRELLPVERWNAQVSLMTGMEAANLMLRAKRGILRTMPQPPAGDVKRFRKEVRAIGEEWAEGEHYGAFLRRLDRSKPTTLAILQTARRLFRGAGYDVLHDGSDASEFEQAAIGAPYAHTTAPLRRLVDRYVLVHCEAIANGREIPQWAADGLEGLEEIMQSSGQLASTLERESIDAVEIAVLQPRIGDEFDAVVVDARKSGATIQLIDPPTEAACDTDAEPGERIRVRLTEADLGARRLRFTEV, from the coding sequence ATGCCCGCACGCCACCAGAGACTGGCCGAGACCACCGACGAGCTCGACGCGGCGCTCGCCGCGATCCGGGACGAGCTGGGCCTCACCGCCGAGTTCCCCGCGGACGCGGTCGCCGAGGCCGAGGCGTTCGCCGCCGATCCGCAGCTGCCCGACGCCGACCGCACCCATGTCGCATTCGTCACCATCGACCCGGAGGGCTCGACCGACCTCGACCAGGCGCTCTATCTCGAGCGCGACGGCGACGGCTACATCGTCCGTTACGCGATCGCCGACGTGCCCGCCTTCATCTCCCCCGGCGGACCGATCGACGTCGAGGCGCGCCGCCGCGGCCAGACGATGTATACGCCTGATGGTCGCGTGCCGCTGCATCCGCCGGTCGTCAGCGAAGGCGCCGCCAGCCTGCTCGAGGGGCAAGAGCGCGGCGCCTACGTCTGGACCATGCGCCTGGATGCGGCCGGCGACGTCACCGGAACCACGCTCGAGAGCGCGCGGGTGCGATCGCGCGAGCAGCTGACCTACGAGTCGGCGCAGCGACGGATCGACGACGGCGACGCGATGCTCGGGCTGCTGCGCGACGTCGGTGAGCTGCGGATCGCGCTCGAAGAGGCGCGCGATGGCGCGAGCCTCGACATGCCGGAGGAGCAGGTCGTCCGCGACGGCGACGCGTACCTGATCGAACGGCGCGAGCTGCTGCCTGTGGAGCGCTGGAACGCCCAGGTCTCGCTCATGACCGGCATGGAGGCGGCGAACCTGATGCTGCGCGCGAAGCGCGGCATCCTGCGCACCATGCCGCAGCCGCCCGCCGGCGACGTCAAGCGCTTCCGCAAGGAGGTGCGGGCGATCGGCGAGGAGTGGGCGGAGGGCGAGCACTACGGCGCCTTCCTGCGCAGGCTCGACCGGTCGAAGCCCACGACGCTCGCGATCCTGCAGACAGCGCGACGGCTGTTCCGGGGCGCGGGCTACGACGTGCTGCACGACGGGTCGGATGCGTCGGAGTTCGAGCAGGCCGCCATCGGCGCGCCCTACGCGCACACCACCGCTCCCCTGCGCCGACTGGTCGACCGCTACGTGCTCGTGCACTGCGAGGCGATCGCGAACGGGCGCGAGATCCCGCAGTGGGCGGCCGACGGCCTGGAGGGGCTCGAGGAGATCATGCAGAGCTCCGGTCAGCTGGCGAGCACGCTGGAGCGGGAGTCGATCGACGCCGTCGAGATCGCGGTGCTGCAGCCACGCATCGGCGACGAATTCGATGCGGTGGTCGTCGACGCCCGCAAGAGCGGCGCGACCATCCAGCTGATCGACCCGCCCACCGAGGCGGCGTGCGACACGGATGCGGAGCCGGGCGAGCGCATCCGGGTGCGGTTGACGGAGGCCGACCTGGGCGCGCGCCGGCTGCGCTTCACCGAGGTGTAG